Proteins encoded in a region of the Dendropsophus ebraccatus isolate aDenEbr1 chromosome 11, aDenEbr1.pat, whole genome shotgun sequence genome:
- the SSH2 gene encoding protein phosphatase Slingshot homolog 2 isoform X3 produces MCRCGQRGADGDLPMTVNGISPGDGQEGSGSRCELCGLKMIPHFSENAVISQNTINQLISESFLTVKGAALFLPRGNGSSTPRTSHRRNKHAGDLQQHLQAMFTLLRPEDNIRLAVKLESTYQNRTRYMVVVSTNGRQDTEESIVLGMDFSCNDSSSCTMGLVLPLWSDTLIHLDGDGGFSVSTDNRVHIFKPVSVQAMWSALQSLHKACEVARANNYYPGSLFLTWVSYYESHINSDQTSVNEWNAMQDVQSHRSDSPVLFTDVPTERERTERLIKIKLREIMMQKDLENITSKEIRTELEMQMVCNLREFKEFIDNEMIVILGQMDSPTEIFDHVYLGSEWNASNLEDLQNRGVRYILNVTREIDNFFPGVFEYHNIRVYDEEGTDLLAFWNDTYKFISKAKKHGAKCLVHCKMGVSRSASTVIAYAMKEYGWNLDRAFDYVKERRTVTKPNPSFMKQLEEYQGILLASKQRHNKLWRSHSDSDLSDHHEPIGKTGMDMSKKDITSSAEQLSDMHHSFTLGPQTDNCNPSCPMSTSLCNTPQAHYEFTSCDYHTGQIEDILNLNTVNGCSARCCSDESSVFLDNCRTDRLTDDLSPVSESLTGQSELPDLTLEDMEKDALKNEVDCHLLPLRDLGSHTGDLPESPDQSSFTSQSEDMSGDRIDFLSALEKFEELSQENRPRTCSTTRADEQVGNVRNCVLKGSWPETTLYESLADKQRSNADVSTPQASEDSSTDEEQPKEVSEPVVQDHLPKSHSENAISVKEIITEIESFNQGAGQCQQKTDNLSSQVQAPKRNTIHDLSLESVWEPESNCKEQSEASAALPHDKSKEQRSKQSSQEDSESSSETNDHQDVLGQAPKWCAGSVRRATMEFEERLRQEQEQQQQHTSAVPTRKNSKNESAFCDSAPKSKLEDSLLDASDGEKDKKVKIKVTGLEPLEPLRSEQSTESQTSQLSEHPFIQMKQDVNHSEPGAKEKENPSPTAELLEKNSPVEFPKKVEHIPGLKCFDNNDNDLSHLEFNSGGEIVELMTSSEAPLENACASISDRSSAQIECLGSLDVTLTSDCAQKEHSPVTHIKDPNIVTPSIIVDLSSPSFQCHPCSIVLEGATEDCTSTDESLGNLSNCTDKYQGDPFMGLGELMQREADSALSQLSHEDLNLINKLTENIRELREVLDVASFSFGLPHSSSSDSIKDLSSNPGVVKQRAKEIEARIRQAGLTTPSQMKRSASLAKLGCLELSKDDLSERDSVSSENNQTYPDILQNSLRIVPGNCESALDMKSEDPPEKLCILSVQDSSGLEPTKHFVEQIKTAECVVKSKPVEKPLVQYAKEFGSTQQGIASPESELTVSQGHLHPPVVLDPSVPLISVTPKHEHGRTHPLRRLKKTNEKKRTTNPLYNTM; encoded by the exons catCAGTGAAAGTTTCCTGACAGTGAAAGGTGCTGCCTTATTCCTTCCACGTGGAAATGGCTCATCTACCCCAAGAACCAGCCATAGGCGCAATAAGCATGCAG GGGACCTTCAGCAACACctccaggccatgttcacactcctCCGCCCCGAGGACAACATCCGTTTG GCCGTAAAATTGGAAAGCACCTACCAGAACCGAACACGTTACATGGTTGTCGTCTCAACAAACGGAAGGCAAGACACGGAGGAGAGCATCGTGCTGGGGATGGATTTTTCATGCAATGACAG tagTTCTTGTACTATGGGCCTAGTTCTTCCTTTGTGGAGTGACACCCTTATACACCTGGATGGAGATGG GGGGTTTAGCGTATCTACAGATAACAGGGTTCACATATTTAAGCCAGTGTCTGTTCAGGCCATGTG GTCTGCACTGCAAAGCTTGCACAAAGCCTGCGAGGTAGCTCGTGCCAACAACTACTACCCGGGCAGCCTTTTCTTAACGTGGGTTAGTTACTATGAAAGTCATATCAACTCTGACCAGACGTCGGTCAACGAATGGAACGCTATGCAGGATGTCCAGTCCCACCGCTCAGACTCTCCTGTCCTCTTCACTGATGT ACCAACTGAGCGAGAACGCACCGAACGCCTGATCAAAATAAAACTGAGAGAAATCATGATGCAGAAGGACCTGGAAAACATCACATCCAAAGAG ATTCGCACAGAGCTGGAAATGCAGATGGTGTGTAACCTGAGAGAATTCAAAGAGTTCATTGACAATGAAATGATTGTCATCTTAGGACAGATGGATAGCCCCACTGAAATCTTTGACCATGTGTATCTG GGCTCCGAATGGAACGCCTCTAATCTGGAAGATCTGCAGAATAGAGG GGTCAGATACATTTTGAACGTCACTCGGGAGATTGATAACTTTTTCCCTGGTGTCTTTGAGTATCACAATATCCGAGTATATGACGAGGAAGGCACGGACCTGCTGGCTTTCTGGAATGATACGTACAAATTCATCTCTAAAGCAAA AAAACATGGAGCTAAATGTCTTGTGCACTGTAAAATGGGAGTCAGCCGCTCCGCTTCCACTGTGATCGCTTACGCTATGAAGGAGTACGGCTGGAACCTGGATAGAGCTTTTGACTACGTGAAGGAGAGGCGGACCGTTACCAAACCCAACCCGAGTTTCATGAAGCAGCTGGAGGAATATCAGGGCATTCTGCTTGCGAG CAAGCAGAGACACAACAAGCTATGGCGTTCTCACTCAGATAGTGACCTATCCGATCACCACGAACCAATTGGGAAAACCGGGATGGACATGAGCAAAAAGGACATTACATCATCGGCGGAGCAGCTCTCAGACATGCATCATTCCTTTACACTGGGACCTCAAACGGATAACTGTAACCCATCTTGCCCCATGAGCACCTCTCTGTGCAACACACCACAAGCACACTATGAGTTTACATCTTGTGACTATCACACTGGACAAATAGAGGATATTCTGAATCTCAACACCGTGAACGGTTGCTCGGCACGATGCTGCTCTGATGAGTCCTCAGTCTTCCTGGACAATTGTAGAACTGACAGGCTCACGGAcgacttgtctccagtttccGAAAGCTTAACAGGTCAGTCTGAGCTACCTGACCTGACGCTGGAAGACATGGAGAAGGATGCACTGAAGAACGAAGTCgactgccatctcctgccactaAGGGATCTAGGATCACACACGGGTGATCTCCCGGAATCTCCTGATCAATCCTCTTTCACCTCCCAATCTGAGGACATGAGCGGGGACAGAATTGATTTTTTAAGTGCACTGGAAAAGTTTGAAGAATTATCTCAGGAGAATCGGCCACGGACGTGCTCCACAACCCGAGCAGATGAGCAAGTTGGCAATGTTAGAAACTGTGTCCTGAAAGGTTCCTGGCCAGAGACGACATTGTATGAGAGCCTTGCAGATAAACAGAGATCAAATGCAGATGTCAGCACCCCACAGGCCTCTGAGGACTCGTCTACAGATGAGGAGCAGCCAAAG gaGGTCTCTGAACCAGTTGTTCAAGATCATCTCCCCAAATCTCACTCGGAAAATGCAATATCTGTCAAAGAGATAATCACGGAGATCGAGTCCTTCAACCAGGGAGCAGGCCAGTGCCAACAGAAAACAGACAATCTGTCTAGCCAAGTGCAAGCACCAAAGAGAAATACAATCCACGATTTGTCACTTGAATCTGTCTGGGAGCCAGAAAGCAACTGCAAGGAGCAAAGCGAGGCTAGCGCAGCACTGCCACACGACAAGTCTAAAGAGCAGAGGAGTAAACAAAGTTCTCAGGAGGATTCGGAAAGCTCCAGTGAAACAAATGACCATCAGGACGTTCTAGGTCAGGCTCCCAAGTGGTGTGCCGGCTCTGTCAGAAGGGCCACAATGGAGTTTGAGGAACGCTTGAGGCAagagcaggagcagcagcagcagcacacttcTGCTGTGCCAACAAGGAAAAATTCCAAGAATGAATCCGCTTTTTGTGATTCTGCTCCCAAAAGTAAACTTGAAGACTCTTTGCTTGATGCTTCAGATGGTGAAAAGGATAAAAAGGTCAAAATAAAAGTTACAGGGTTAGAGCCTTTGGAGCCTCTCCGATCTGAGCAATCTACGGAGTCACAGACATCTCAATTGTCTGAACATCCTTTTATTCAGATGAAGCAGGACGTGAATCATTCGGAACCTGGAGCTAAAGAAAAAGAGAATCCGTCGCCTACTGCCGAACTTTTAGAGAAAAATAGTCCAGTAGAGTTTCCAAAGAAAGTCGAACATATCCCTGGACTTAAGTGTTTTGATAACAATGACAATGACCTCTCTCATCTGGAGTTCAATAGTGGAGGGGAAATTGTAGAGCTGATGACATCTTCAGAAGCACCTTTAGAAAACGCCTGTGCAAGTATATCGGACAGGTCCTCTGCACAAATAGAATGCCTGGGTTCCCTGGACGTAACCTTAACATCTGACTGTGCCCAGAAAGAGCATAGTCCTGTAACACATATAAAAGATCCCAATATAGTCACTCCTAGTATAATTGTAGATTTATCTAGTCCCAGTTTCCAGTGTCACCCATGCTCCATCGTTTTAGAAGGTGCCACCGAAGACTGCACCAGTACTGATGAAAGTTTAGGCAACCTGTCGAACTGTACGGACAAGTACCAAGGGGACCCCTTCATGGGCCTTGGGGAGTTAATGCAAAGGGAAGCAGACAGTGCCTTGTCCCAGCTGAGCCATGAAGATCTCAATTTAATCAACAAGCTAACAGAGAATATACGGGAACTGCGTGAAGTGCTGGATGTCGCGTCCTTCTCTTTTGGCCTTCCCCATAGTTCTAGCAGCGACAGCATCAAAGACTTGAGTAGCAACCCTGGCGTTGTCAAACAGAGAGCCAAGGAGATAGAGGCACGGATTCGGCAAGCTGGTCTCACCACTCCGTCCCAGATGAAACGTTCTGCGTCTCTGGCCAAGCTGGGCTGCTTAGAACTCTCTAAAGATGATTTGTCAGAGAGGGACTCTGTGTCATCGGAAAATAATCAAACTTACCCCGACATTCTTCAGAATTCTCTCCGGATTGTGCCAGGGAATTGCGAATCTGCTTTAGATATGAAATCTGAAGATCCACCTGAAAAACTCTGCATCCTTTCTGTCCAGGACTCCTCGGGACTGGAACCCACAAAACATTTTGTAGAACAGATCAAAACGGCAGAGTGTGTCGTAAAGAGCAAACCAGTGGAAAAGCCTCTTGTGCAGTATGCCAAAGAGTTTGGTTCAACTCAGCAGGGTATAGCAAGTCCTGAGTCTGAATTAACTGTTTCCCAGGGGCACCTTCACCCACCAGTGGTACTAGACCCCTCAGTCCCACTAATAAGTGTCACCCCCAAGCACGAACATGGTAGAACTCATCCTTTACGAAGACTTAAAAAGACCAATGAGAAGAAGAGGACAACCAATCCACTATATAATACCAT